TAAGCGGTTACTTCCATGCCGTTCGTAAGGCGAACTCTCGCGATTTTCCTGATAGCCGAGTTTGGCTTCTTCGGAGTCTTGGTCGTCACCTTGGTGCAGACACCACGTTTGAAAGGAGAATAGTAAAATCGAGGACGATTCTTAATCGCGTTGAAGCCCTTAGTCAGCGCCACCGCTTTTGACTTTCGGCCGGTTTTGCTCCTTCTTGTTTTAACTAATTGGTTTATTGTGGGCATTTCGAAATTGATTCTTGAATCTAGATTATAGAATCTGGATACGAAATCAGAGGTAAAGACTACTATGAGCGGGCAAAAAAAGCAACGAGGTGTATAAGGCCACCCATCTTTGCACTCTCCGCCTCTCGTTAGTTGATAACGGTT
The sequence above is a segment of the Candidatus Taylorbacteria bacterium genome. Coding sequences within it:
- the rpsL gene encoding 30S ribosomal protein S12 — its product is MPTINQLVKTRRSKTGRKSKAVALTKGFNAIKNRPRFYYSPFKRGVCTKVTTKTPKKPNSAIRKIARVRLTNGMEVTAYIPGIGHALQEHSVVLLRGGRVKDVGLRYTIVRGVLDATGVESRRKGRSQYGMKRPKKA